The proteins below come from a single Mya arenaria isolate MELC-2E11 chromosome 6, ASM2691426v1 genomic window:
- the LOC128238785 gene encoding putative mediator of RNA polymerase II transcription subunit 26 isoform X6, whose protein sequence is MLGGAYSSQFKHMERQHVDTLKTLAENEKSDALARARKLSIETNKRRRALAVKRKTEAEREEKRRQQILSKRREKQQEATEKFQRSHFPSRPGSGTSSVSNRWSPRRANTQLEDALKLVRGNSGSVRSSSAKSRTSHAQHGHRSPSYYRQNSDPLSKPYFNKYAHPSINSSGQEDLHNKSLRNLNNSRTLFEQQLETYQQSLLQQQQKSLRDFNQQVMQEIENEDVLNVEQNGLGGEMGRSESLSSVDSLEENGSNDTVRESCDLEGYMGQKQNSGVNGVSGNNSNCYINGTRNVSFADNDKSSIRTVTNVNTSSYQNNNSHGSQNIDSYNAQVQALLKSSPKPSEQQKEQFYLQRQKEIHQQLADQEQKKQQEQRALEKQQKQQLLLQQQYEKQQQEQLQLEKRRQMLEQQKQQQENIKKQEENPRPKVEVKAWTTPSPHPPSQASVMGTQPTLVTNASPYSGRSTNTNMTVPLYENLSSPNNTTSVSSKSTVVSEPYTLTGNGAYNSNDNSNVVKNVRADRVQPSALQSDYSSAQERSVSFLETVTNGLPVKPEQSKATVVNAVTSVGYASTATSLPQNSSTISAPQRTVQQMSTKPSSAAQQLSPKPSTAQATKITPTPPATTVTTKPPPNPANYGNSYGAAFAAKQNQQQQKSSSVSSQQKPNETVCSTKSDSSSSTRLTMTTGTVPLSWGDQSATKVPYMMGPSTAVNGDDIADTDSVSTICDEKEPEPKEVKSILKRPPSGKKGGILKKSGSTGNMRDIRDSLEITRVHLQTSAEEQEQRMLREKEKRNKSATTPTKKNVRFDDMCYYDEPEHYSSDDKIFVRRDDAGSEKPTRPVSAVTPKSSRVDSKPPRATSATVRTSTIPRAKTQVVRPQGTAHIITQSTLNLDPTGGNEKMTIVNGNFMEKVPAMARANQTAVTVAPVTVYNTSTSYMKPEPPQKGSYAVTSIIMPKGDSAPFLYPNGKQVMTSQGPAPACSMNGPTQTSAGSKHEGAVYDDNGLRIDRTPTDDEINFLWDKLRTCLSRNSTATPDKGQTPVGPDGNQTGPRQAAPVAHTYIDGNTLGQFNSLNRVAQPPHTNNTNNPAIRRQNSLDNAAAANTYTRRYGLLQQRKQQPNPQSLKSRQASPQQGYTVYQAPVQSHAEPQTTGNPFQNGADVSESLAGFLAAEQLANQSVSESHIHQAIDEAQTRQQAVIATKPKMKSALSVEEQRLMQSLDRLNEQLQVTEGQIPVNGTTNQPVPTQQQQQEQQQRQHVVHRSSFLNEDGKNIKIAGVRIQGSCTAHGPAPHH, encoded by the exons ATGTTGGGAGGTGCTTACTC CTCACAATTCAAACACATGGAGAGGCAACATGTTGACACTTTGAAAACTCTGGCAGAAAACGAGAAATCAGATGCCTTAGCCAGAGCTCGCAAACTATCCATTGAAACTAACAAAAGACGCAG AGCATTGGCCGTCAAGCGGAAGACAGAGGCTGAACGTGAGGAAAAGCGTCGCCAGCAGATTCTCTCCAAGCGGCGAGAAAAACAGCAGGAGGCGACCGAGAAGTTCCAGCGATCGCACTTCCCAAGTCGACCAGGCAGTGGCACTAGCAGTGTCT CAAACCGTTGGTCTCCCCGGCGGGCCAACACCCAGCTGGAGGATGCCCTCAAACTTGTGCGGGGAAACTCGGGGAGCGTTCGCTCAAGCTCAGCCAAGTCTCGCACCTCCCACGCCCAACATGGCCACCGAAGCCCCTCCTACTACAGGCAAAACTCAGACCCACTCAGTAAACCATACTTTAACAAGTATGCCCACCCTTCTATAAATAGTAGTGGACAGGAGGATCTGCATAACAAGAGTTTGCGTAACTTGAATAATAGCCGAACACTTTTCGAACAACAATTGGAGACTTACCAGCAATCCCTGCTACAACAGCAGCAGAAATCACTGCGAGACTTTAACCAGCAGGTGATGCAAGAAATAGAAAATGAGGATGTGCTTAATGTTGAGCAGAATGGATTGGGTGGGGAAATGGGGCGGAGCGAGAGTCTGTCATCTGTAGACAGTCTGGAGGAGAATGGTTCAAATGACACGGTGAGAGAAAGCTGTGACCTGGAGGGATATATGGGTCAGAAACAAAACAGTGGGGTAAATGGGGTATCGGGGAATAATAGTAATTGTTATATTAATGGGACAAGAAATGTTTCCTTTGCAGATAACGATAAGAGTTCAATAAGAACTGTCACTAATGTCAATACGTCttcttatcaaaataataattcacaTGGGTCACAGAATATAGATTCCTACAATGCACAAGTTCAGGCCTTATTGAAATCTTCCCCAAAACCTTCAGAGCAACAGAAAGAGCAGTTTTACCTGCAGCGACAGAAGGAGATACATCAACAATTAGCTGATCAGGAACAGAAGAAACAACAAGAACAGCGAGCATTGGAGAAGCAACAGAAACAGCAGCTGTTGCTTCAACAACAATATGAGAAACAACAACAGGAACAGTTGCAGCTGGAGAAACGACGACAAATGCTTGAACAGCAGAAGCAGCAACAAGAAAACATAAAGAAGCAGGAGGAAAATCCGCGACCAAAAGTGGAGGTGAAAGCTTGGACGACACCGTCCCCCCATCCACCTTCCCAGGCCAGCGTGATGGGAACACAGCCCACCCTGGTCACAAATGCCTCCCCTTATTCTGGTAGGTCCACCAACACCAACATGACAGTGCCACTGTATGAAAATCTGTCCAGTCCAAATAATACAACATCTGTCAGTTCAAAAAGCACTGTTGTGTCTGAACCTTACACCCTGACTGGAAATGGTGCTTACAACAGTAATGACAATTCTAATGTGGTCAAAAATGTAAGGGCTGATCGTGTTCAGCCCTCAGCTTTACAATCTGATTATTCAAGTGCTCAAGAAAGAAGTGTTTCTTTTCTAGAAACAGTGACTAATGGTTTACCTGTGAAACCAGAACAGAGCAAAGCTACAGTGGTAAATGCTGTGACCAGTGTAGGATATGCCAGTACAGCAACATCTTTACCACAGAACTCTAGCACAATTTCAGCACCACAACGTACAGTACAACAGATGTCCACAAAACCCAGTTCTGCTGCTCAACAGCTATCTCCTAAGCCTAGCACAGCCCAAGCTACAAAGATCACTCCCACCCCACCGGCCACCACTGTTACTACTAAACCTCCGCCAAACCCAGCTAACTACGGTAACTCTTATGGCGCTGCATTTGCTGCTAAACAAAACCAGCAGCAACAGAAGTCATCATCTGTCAGCAGCCAGCAGAAACCCAACGAAACTGTGTGTTCCACAAAGTCTGATTCCTCCAGCTCAACAAGGTTGACAATGACAACTGGCACAGTGCCATTATCATGGGGTGACCAGAGCGCAACCAAAGTCCCGTATATGATGGGGCCCTCCACGGCTGTGAACGGGGATGATATTGCAGACACGGACTCTGTCAGCACCATTTGTGATGAAAAAGAACCTGAACCAAAAG AGGTGAAAAGCATTCTAAAACGTCCACCAAGCGGGAAGAAAGGCGGGATCCTGAAGAAGTCTGGGTCCACGGGAAACATGCGAGATATCCGGGACAGCTTGGAGATTACCCGTGTCCACTTGCAGACCAGCGCAGAGGAGCAAGAACAACGG ATGTTAAGAGAAAAAGAAAAGCGCAACAAATCTGCAACTACG ccAACAAAGAAGAATGTTCGGTTTGATGACATGTGTTACTATGACGAGCCAGAACATTACAGTTCAGATGATAAGATATTTGTGAGGAGGGATG ATGCAGGAAGTGAAAAACCTACAAGGCCGGTGTCAGCCGTGACTCCCAAGTCATCCAGGGTGGACAGCAAGCCTCCACGGGCTACCAGTGCCACCGTGCGCACAAGCACAATACCCCGTGCCAAGACACAGGTTGTCCGACCCCAGGGTACTGCGCATATTATCACCCAGAGCACACTAAACCTTGACCCAACTGGTGGGAACGAGAAAATGACCATTGTCAATGGCAACTTCATGGAGAAAGTGCCTGCAATGGCACGAGCCAATCAAACAGCAGTGACTGTTGCTCCGGTGACAGTGTACAATACTTCTACAAGTTACATGAAGCCAGAACCACCACAGAAGGGCAGCTATGCTGTCACAAGCATTATAATGCCCAAGGGTGACAGTGCTCCATTTTTGTACCCCAATGGTAAACAAGTGATGACCAGTCAGGGCCCAGCCCCTGCTTGTAGTATGAATGGCCCTACCCAGACCAGTGCTGGATCTAAACATGAAGGGGCTGTATATGATGACAATGGTTTAAGAATTGACAGGACTCCTACTGATGATGAGATCAACTTCCTGTGGGACAAGCTACGAACATGTCTCAGCAGGAACTCCACAGCCACGCCTGACAAGGGACAGACTCCAGTAGGACCAGACGGAAATCAGACCGGGCCTAGGCAGGCCGCTCCCGTGGCTCACACATACATTGATGGCAATACCCTAGGCCAGTTTAACAGTCTCAACAGGGTAGCACAGCCACCTCACACCAACAACACTAACAATCCTGCCATTCGTCGTCAAAACTCATTAGACAATGCTGCTGCTGCAAACACATACACAAGGAGATACGGCTTGCTGCAGCAGAGAAAGCAGCAGCCAAACCCCCAAAGCCTCAAGTCCAGGCAGGCCTCCCCCCAGCAGGGGTACACTGTTTACCAAGCTCCTGTCCAAAGCCATGCCGAACCACAGACAACCGGCAACCCTTTCCAGAATGGAGCTGACG TGAGTGAGAGTCTGGCAGGTTTCCTGGCAGCAGAGCAGCTCGCGAACCAGTCTGTGTCAGAGAGCCACATACACCAGGCCATAGACGAGGCCCAGACCAGGCAGCAAGCTGTCATAGCAACCAAGCCTAAAA TGAAGTCAGCACTGTCTGTGGAGGAACAGAGGCTGATGCAGTCCCTGGATCGTCTCAATGAACAGTTACAAG TGACAGAAGGGCAGATACCAGTCAACGGCACAACGAACCAGCCAGTaccaacacaacaacaacagcaagaGCAGCAGCAGAGGCAACATGTTGTCCAT CGTTCATCATTTCTTAATGAAGATGGAAAG
- the LOC128238785 gene encoding putative mediator of RNA polymerase II transcription subunit 26 isoform X2, which yields MLGGAYSSQFKHMERQHVDTLKTLAENEKSDALARARKLSIETNKRRRALAVKRKTEAEREEKRRQQILSKRREKQQEATEKFQRSHFPSRPGSGTSSVSNRWSPRRANTQLEDALKLVRGNSGSVRSSSAKSRTSHAQHGHRSPSYYRQNSDPLSKPYFNKYAHPSINSSGQEDLHNKSLRNLNNSRTLFEQQLETYQQSLLQQQQKSLRDFNQQVMQEIENEDVLNVEQNGLGGEMGRSESLSSVDSLEENGSNDTVRESCDLEGYMGQKQNSGVNGVSGNNSNCYINGTRNVSFADNDKSSIRTVTNVNTSSYQNNNSHGSQNIDSYNAQVQALLKSSPKPSEQQKEQFYLQRQKEIHQQLADQEQKKQQEQRALEKQQKQQLLLQQQYEKQQQEQLQLEKRRQMLEQQKQQQENIKKQEENPRPKVEVKAWTTPSPHPPSQASVMGTQPTLVTNASPYSGRSTNTNMTVPLYENLSSPNNTTSVSSKSTVVSEPYTLTGNGAYNSNDNSNVVKNVRADRVQPSALQSDYSSAQERSVSFLETVTNGLPVKPEQSKATVVNAVTSVGYASTATSLPQNSSTISAPQRTVQQMSTKPSSAAQQLSPKPSTAQATKITPTPPATTVTTKPPPNPANYGNSYGAAFAAKQNQQQQKSSSVSSQQKPNETVCSTKSDSSSSTRLTMTTGTVPLSWGDQSATKVPYMMGPSTAVNGDDIADTDSVSTICDEKEPEPKEVKSILKRPPSGKKGGILKKSGSTGNMRDIRDSLEITRVHLQTSAEEQEQRMLREKEKRNKSATTPTKKNVRFDDMCYYDEPEHYSSDDKIFVRRDDAGSEKPTRPVSAVTPKSSRVDSKPPRATSATVRTSTIPRAKTQVVRPQGTAHIITQSTLNLDPTGGNEKMTIVNGNFMEKVPAMARANQTAVTVAPVTVYNTSTSYMKPEPPQKGSYAVTSIIMPKGDSAPFLYPNGKQVMTSQGPAPACSMNGPTQTSAGSKHEGAVYDDNGLRIDRTPTDDEINFLWDKLRTCLSRNSTATPDKGQTPVGPDGNQTGPRQAAPVAHTYIDGNTLGQFNSLNRVAQPPHTNNTNNPAIRRQNSLDNAAAANTYTRRYGLLQQRKQQPNPQSLKSRQASPQQGYTVYQAPVQSHAEPQTTGNPFQNGADVSESLAGFLAAEQLANQSVSESHIHQAIDEAQTRQQAVIATKPKMKSALSVEEQRLMQSLDRLNEQLQVTEGQIPVNGTTNQPVPTQQQQQEQQQRQHVVHHEAGGQSDPDETVSGFKGHAPLTAQRRIIETGNHKARLRITSAALKRNVHRQQ from the exons ATGTTGGGAGGTGCTTACTC CTCACAATTCAAACACATGGAGAGGCAACATGTTGACACTTTGAAAACTCTGGCAGAAAACGAGAAATCAGATGCCTTAGCCAGAGCTCGCAAACTATCCATTGAAACTAACAAAAGACGCAG AGCATTGGCCGTCAAGCGGAAGACAGAGGCTGAACGTGAGGAAAAGCGTCGCCAGCAGATTCTCTCCAAGCGGCGAGAAAAACAGCAGGAGGCGACCGAGAAGTTCCAGCGATCGCACTTCCCAAGTCGACCAGGCAGTGGCACTAGCAGTGTCT CAAACCGTTGGTCTCCCCGGCGGGCCAACACCCAGCTGGAGGATGCCCTCAAACTTGTGCGGGGAAACTCGGGGAGCGTTCGCTCAAGCTCAGCCAAGTCTCGCACCTCCCACGCCCAACATGGCCACCGAAGCCCCTCCTACTACAGGCAAAACTCAGACCCACTCAGTAAACCATACTTTAACAAGTATGCCCACCCTTCTATAAATAGTAGTGGACAGGAGGATCTGCATAACAAGAGTTTGCGTAACTTGAATAATAGCCGAACACTTTTCGAACAACAATTGGAGACTTACCAGCAATCCCTGCTACAACAGCAGCAGAAATCACTGCGAGACTTTAACCAGCAGGTGATGCAAGAAATAGAAAATGAGGATGTGCTTAATGTTGAGCAGAATGGATTGGGTGGGGAAATGGGGCGGAGCGAGAGTCTGTCATCTGTAGACAGTCTGGAGGAGAATGGTTCAAATGACACGGTGAGAGAAAGCTGTGACCTGGAGGGATATATGGGTCAGAAACAAAACAGTGGGGTAAATGGGGTATCGGGGAATAATAGTAATTGTTATATTAATGGGACAAGAAATGTTTCCTTTGCAGATAACGATAAGAGTTCAATAAGAACTGTCACTAATGTCAATACGTCttcttatcaaaataataattcacaTGGGTCACAGAATATAGATTCCTACAATGCACAAGTTCAGGCCTTATTGAAATCTTCCCCAAAACCTTCAGAGCAACAGAAAGAGCAGTTTTACCTGCAGCGACAGAAGGAGATACATCAACAATTAGCTGATCAGGAACAGAAGAAACAACAAGAACAGCGAGCATTGGAGAAGCAACAGAAACAGCAGCTGTTGCTTCAACAACAATATGAGAAACAACAACAGGAACAGTTGCAGCTGGAGAAACGACGACAAATGCTTGAACAGCAGAAGCAGCAACAAGAAAACATAAAGAAGCAGGAGGAAAATCCGCGACCAAAAGTGGAGGTGAAAGCTTGGACGACACCGTCCCCCCATCCACCTTCCCAGGCCAGCGTGATGGGAACACAGCCCACCCTGGTCACAAATGCCTCCCCTTATTCTGGTAGGTCCACCAACACCAACATGACAGTGCCACTGTATGAAAATCTGTCCAGTCCAAATAATACAACATCTGTCAGTTCAAAAAGCACTGTTGTGTCTGAACCTTACACCCTGACTGGAAATGGTGCTTACAACAGTAATGACAATTCTAATGTGGTCAAAAATGTAAGGGCTGATCGTGTTCAGCCCTCAGCTTTACAATCTGATTATTCAAGTGCTCAAGAAAGAAGTGTTTCTTTTCTAGAAACAGTGACTAATGGTTTACCTGTGAAACCAGAACAGAGCAAAGCTACAGTGGTAAATGCTGTGACCAGTGTAGGATATGCCAGTACAGCAACATCTTTACCACAGAACTCTAGCACAATTTCAGCACCACAACGTACAGTACAACAGATGTCCACAAAACCCAGTTCTGCTGCTCAACAGCTATCTCCTAAGCCTAGCACAGCCCAAGCTACAAAGATCACTCCCACCCCACCGGCCACCACTGTTACTACTAAACCTCCGCCAAACCCAGCTAACTACGGTAACTCTTATGGCGCTGCATTTGCTGCTAAACAAAACCAGCAGCAACAGAAGTCATCATCTGTCAGCAGCCAGCAGAAACCCAACGAAACTGTGTGTTCCACAAAGTCTGATTCCTCCAGCTCAACAAGGTTGACAATGACAACTGGCACAGTGCCATTATCATGGGGTGACCAGAGCGCAACCAAAGTCCCGTATATGATGGGGCCCTCCACGGCTGTGAACGGGGATGATATTGCAGACACGGACTCTGTCAGCACCATTTGTGATGAAAAAGAACCTGAACCAAAAG AGGTGAAAAGCATTCTAAAACGTCCACCAAGCGGGAAGAAAGGCGGGATCCTGAAGAAGTCTGGGTCCACGGGAAACATGCGAGATATCCGGGACAGCTTGGAGATTACCCGTGTCCACTTGCAGACCAGCGCAGAGGAGCAAGAACAACGG ATGTTAAGAGAAAAAGAAAAGCGCAACAAATCTGCAACTACG ccAACAAAGAAGAATGTTCGGTTTGATGACATGTGTTACTATGACGAGCCAGAACATTACAGTTCAGATGATAAGATATTTGTGAGGAGGGATG ATGCAGGAAGTGAAAAACCTACAAGGCCGGTGTCAGCCGTGACTCCCAAGTCATCCAGGGTGGACAGCAAGCCTCCACGGGCTACCAGTGCCACCGTGCGCACAAGCACAATACCCCGTGCCAAGACACAGGTTGTCCGACCCCAGGGTACTGCGCATATTATCACCCAGAGCACACTAAACCTTGACCCAACTGGTGGGAACGAGAAAATGACCATTGTCAATGGCAACTTCATGGAGAAAGTGCCTGCAATGGCACGAGCCAATCAAACAGCAGTGACTGTTGCTCCGGTGACAGTGTACAATACTTCTACAAGTTACATGAAGCCAGAACCACCACAGAAGGGCAGCTATGCTGTCACAAGCATTATAATGCCCAAGGGTGACAGTGCTCCATTTTTGTACCCCAATGGTAAACAAGTGATGACCAGTCAGGGCCCAGCCCCTGCTTGTAGTATGAATGGCCCTACCCAGACCAGTGCTGGATCTAAACATGAAGGGGCTGTATATGATGACAATGGTTTAAGAATTGACAGGACTCCTACTGATGATGAGATCAACTTCCTGTGGGACAAGCTACGAACATGTCTCAGCAGGAACTCCACAGCCACGCCTGACAAGGGACAGACTCCAGTAGGACCAGACGGAAATCAGACCGGGCCTAGGCAGGCCGCTCCCGTGGCTCACACATACATTGATGGCAATACCCTAGGCCAGTTTAACAGTCTCAACAGGGTAGCACAGCCACCTCACACCAACAACACTAACAATCCTGCCATTCGTCGTCAAAACTCATTAGACAATGCTGCTGCTGCAAACACATACACAAGGAGATACGGCTTGCTGCAGCAGAGAAAGCAGCAGCCAAACCCCCAAAGCCTCAAGTCCAGGCAGGCCTCCCCCCAGCAGGGGTACACTGTTTACCAAGCTCCTGTCCAAAGCCATGCCGAACCACAGACAACCGGCAACCCTTTCCAGAATGGAGCTGACG TGAGTGAGAGTCTGGCAGGTTTCCTGGCAGCAGAGCAGCTCGCGAACCAGTCTGTGTCAGAGAGCCACATACACCAGGCCATAGACGAGGCCCAGACCAGGCAGCAAGCTGTCATAGCAACCAAGCCTAAAA TGAAGTCAGCACTGTCTGTGGAGGAACAGAGGCTGATGCAGTCCCTGGATCGTCTCAATGAACAGTTACAAG TGACAGAAGGGCAGATACCAGTCAACGGCACAACGAACCAGCCAGTaccaacacaacaacaacagcaagaGCAGCAGCAGAGGCAACATGTTGTCCAT